The window aacaCGCACATgtctataaaaattaatcacgtagataaacaaataattataagtataaattaattaaattatatagttattaaaataataatagtgaCTCATAAGGCGAATCTAATCTAAGTGACCTTGATATGATACTACTTTATTCCAGACTAAATATTGAGAAAGTATTTATCCTAATTCCATGCAACTTCCCTTCTCATTCACTCACCATCTCGCTTCCCAACTCTCAAATAATTACTATAAATAATTTCTATAATAAATTACTGTAAAAAATTGCACgtataaatattatacaaattatataaaataaaatatgtctataataaaaaatatcatacaaAAATGATATAACACAACAatacacaaaataaattattacttATCAAGGTAAACATGTTTCTCTTAAATTTTAATGTTATCTCaatttaatatcaaaatttttataatataaacaaattattacttttataaagTGTTCGTAAAGTCCTACCACGATAATACTTCATTTAACTTATAAAAGACTACTCAAGGCACAAATTAAAATGGAATACAAGCCTCGAGCAAGACTTTAATACTGTACCTAGAGTTTCATGttaacaaataataaatcaaaggaaaaatcaaataaaaaaaacatgtcaTCAAaggaaaaatcaaataaaaaaacatgtcAACATAATAAAATCGTCTTATTTCAACCATGAAGAAATTAATGTACGTTGTCTTGATTGAACAGAATGGTTGGTCTTATTTCAAACACCACAAATATAGTTCATTACTTGGATTAAAGCTCTCCTTTCTTCCCGGCTTAAGATATTGATTTAAGCAAGCGCTGCATGTCTTTCATATAAGGTGGGTCCTGCAATAAAAGGAATTACAAGTCTTACAACATTTCtatagaaaagaaagaaaaatgaggacataaaaaaattgtaactaaaatcaagaaaaatataagaacGATTTGGagtaatttaatttgtaatatttgtatttcaatttgcaaaagataaatattaaaaattatatatccaatttttaaaatacaattttatttgataattaaagaaaaaatggATACAAGACATGAAAATCTTAATAAAAttgtatttaataatataaaaaaatggattcaattttattttcatctatatttatttatttacatgcaaatcttaatataaaaattaagttaaaaacttaaaaatattaacgaATATTTTAGGTCAATTAATATAAGTGatccataaatattttaaataatacatATTTAAGTGACAAAACACTGTCTTATAAATAATGATAATACATTTgctgatatactccctccgtccctcctaTTTCTTATtacctccgtttcaatttacatatccactttcaagaaatttttttgtttcaaattacttgtccacttcaactttcaatgcaaaatcatatttccaaaatcaattgtccatcacatatcacttatttatatttcctaaatCAATCTCACACCACATATTAtgctcatttaatgcaattaatttgtgaacaaccatttttcttaaactgtatgatttttgaaagtggacatctaatttgaaacggagggagtaataaagtagttgaaaagagaaagaaaagtagatgaagtagtgggacccactgatttttaatgtaGAAAAGGGAGATAGTAgagtaaaaatagtgtgaaaaggaaagaaaaatggacaagtggtgggacccattgatcataagttttgaaatgtaaagaattggatggtacatcaaaaataaaagtgtaaagaaatggaagggacggacCGAGTAGATTACAAGGTTTTGAAATCTTTTACGGAAAGATACCACCTTCAAGTAAgtttatacataaaatataaataatattcatctgtgagataataaaagtatccaaatttatatgaaATCTGTCACATAAAATATGTGCGGCGACAAAAGAGTAATAGAGGATTGACTTgtgcatatttttttatttaaaaattttgcaaacaaaagaaaaagatagaaaaataatttttattcttctatcaaacaaaatttaatgTGTGACTTTTAATATCatacaatttataaattattaattttataagaaaaattattttaacacaatttttatttgtatagCTCATTTTAGTCATGAAAAAGACATGAAACTTATATCAATTATAAATGTATTAAATaaagattattaaaaaaataactaataattCATCTATTATTGACTTGCGGTGCATGTTCTAtttcttttaagattttttgAAACAAGAAAGATGAAACatgacaaaataaatttttttataaaaaacaaaattttatattcgatATTCTAATCTCATaccatttataaattattaatttttatatccaaaattattttttaggaCAATTGTTGACTTCTATGTAACACCAAAAATTTtctatctaaaataaatttattaaaaatgttaaaatctaattaataatttatttgaaaataataagcaAAATGTAAGTATATGAAGTCGTGATGGCAAGTTTTTAATGACCAActtatatatattcatgtaaaattaataaataattatattatataagaaagaTTAATTAATGTACCTCTGATATGAAGAATTCAAAAACTTCAATCTCATCGACAGCGGGAACAGTAGAATATTTCAGATAGATATAATTTCCTTCGCTTGGAGTGTACATCTCAGCCACACCATCCCATCCTAGCACATACATGTCCTCGATTTCTTTTTTCAGAAAAGTTCCATCACTGATGAACGAGTAGCTCACATCACCCCTGCACTTGTGGGTTTTCATTTTCACAGGCACCATCATTCCTTTTTCCTCAATGAGATCTTCTAAATGAGGTGCATGAGCATAAATATACTTACTCATGTCACTTTCGCACAGAACCAATTGCTTGTCTTTAATTTCTTCCTCTGTGATAATTTTGCATAACCATACAGAGTTTTCATCACTAGCTGATGGCATTTttgttaaacaaaaatttagctATGGACATCTTCACATTATATGGACTATATATTTACGTTCAGGACTGTGCAGTTATTGAAAAGAAGcttttgttaataaatttttgtttacacatatataatataatgggTCCCAAATTAATATAcgtttgtttttatataaaatttgtaaaatcattgtcgttgaaatttataacaaaatgACTGTTTTGAACGTAGTAACAGTTTTCAACCAACTATGATATAACATGCAATTATGGATCAATGTGCAATACAACTGTAGTTTTCTGGAAAACGTTGAGTTGCATTTGATTGTCATAATGTCATTGTATAAAACATTGCAACAAGTTATTTTTAGTTACATattgtatttatataatattttgcaaGGTAATATAATTGGAAAAAAAGAtaagttgaaaaaaatattattgataaattttgtaagaaatatacaacaatgatatatgaattaatCTATGGaatacttttaaaattcaataGTTTCTAGAGCAATAGAGTAATTAGATTTTATCTTTcacattattttaatatttgagtcaaatttttaaaataatatatgatgtGTCTGAATAAAttcaatttcataaataatatttttatacacaCTACTGtaacattatttattatatatatatatatatatatatatattctctttgtataaatatattaatttttaaaataatttcttgtATTAGAAAAATAAGGTACTCAGACTAAAGCATAATCTACACTAAGATAGGAGTAATAATAGAGATAAGTAATAGTCTTGTATGTAAGCtaatactatattttaaaatcaaattctaagacttgaatattatttatttatatttcttaatctaAAATGTGTCAAACCAATGTTtaattatattgaattattatattttaaaatcagtatataattataattcatattGTAACAAATTATTCAAATTACGCTTAAttggtactccctctgtcccatttaattgtatacgtttcttttcaactattCGATActcatttcaatgctcttataaaatatagttccgtaacttatttttgagattttctttttctgaataaaaatataacatccaaactttaattcagaaaaagaaaattttaaaaataaattacacaactacactttacaggagcattaaattccgtgccgcgtcccgtcccccaatgtatacaattcaggggacggagggagtaattattatattatttaaatatgataGCTAAAAGGTTAGTTATAATTATAGATGTTGGGAACTTCATTGGggttgattttatttatttttatataatttctatattttttgttcataataatttttaattaattttagaacTAAAATATTCTTGTATACAATTTCTCTGTAttaaattatcatatatttctCTACAGCCCATGTATGGAAGTTCACAATCTAACATGGTTATTCTCATATTTTACATTCCAACTCACATTCCTGTTTGTTAACCCAATAAACTTTTTAATCATTCGAGTAAAAAGGAACAAAGTTTCTTGTGAATGTAACCAAAACTCCAACCAATTAGGCCTAAACTATTTTCAACAGTCTCCGAGTAGCAGGAATAAAGCTTGCTCATCAAGTTCTTCAACCTCATCAAAAGTCCATATCACAGGTCTAAGCACCCTATTATGGTGGGTACGATTCGAAGGAGAGTCAGATCAAGATCCAGCATGCGGGTATCGACCAGAAAATTGGCAGCAACATTTTGGAAAATGAATGAAATGCCCTTGTCTGAGGTCATGGAAAAGAAGGAATTACAGAGTGAAAATTTGAGCGTGGTGCTTTCGGCTTCAGTGTCTCATTCAACTGATCACGCTCCTGGTGTTTCTGTCTCTCGGGTATTACTATTTTTTTGTTGTACAACAATCTACTAGATTATGGATGTAATGGTTATTTGCATTATTTAACACATCTAAAATCTGAATCACTACTACTTAGGTCTTAGGGGTGTGGTTATTTAATCTGTCCCACGTCTGTAATGAGCAATGTTGCCAGGTATTTCAGCTATTTAACTAGGTGCAGCATTACCGGAACCTGTAAATCCTTGACAGGCATCTAGATTAAGTTCTTTCTGATCAATATGGATCAAAAAATATACCAACTAAATTATCTTAATTATGTGAATATTTCTTTAGCGCTTCAGGATTCATGTTTTGTTCCTCTTGAATGTGTTGCGTGAAGATGGTTGTTTTCTGCCGTATATGTTTTTATGATACGCATTAAAAATGTTGTAGAGAACGGATAGGTTCATACCTCGTAGTCATCAGAGCAGGCTTTCTGAGTCGCTGGAACGCAAACATTTGGAACCAACTGTTAGAGTAGTGGCTGATGTGGATCAGCGTAGTAGTGCAAGTTCGATGGAGGTGATAGATATTTAACTTACATAGTAGTAATTGTTATTGTAACTCTATGGCTCTTTGTTAGCTACTTGTTCAAAGTTTACTGCCTGTTTAACTGTTTCTGCAGACTGAAATCAGTTATCGAGCCCGGACTCCAAGAGAGCCCATAGTTGGATTCAGGACTCGTCTAAAGGATGTTAATAATGCTTTAGTCACTTCGAAAGAGTTGCTGAAAATTATTGACCGCAATTTGGCTCACAACGACCAACTCACATCGTGCATGTCTCTTGTCTCCGCCTTGCATTCTGAGCTTGAAAGAGCTTGTCAGCAGGTAAATCAACTCATCAGAGAACAACAAGCGGTAGAAATGGCTATTGAGTCAATTGCTGGTGAACTTAAAGCGGAGAGGAGGCTAAGGTACCAATATGAGAGCTTAAACAATAAGCTCGATAGGGAACTAAGTGAAACAAAAATTACACTTACTAACAGAATCAAAGAGCTAGCAAGCGACAACAAAGCAAGAAAGAGAACAGAGAAAGTGTGTCATAAATTAGCTTTGGATATTAGTCATGAGCAGTTTGAGAGGGAACACGAGATTCTACAACTATCTGGGAGGTTGGGGGAAAAGAAAGTCCACAGAGAACTTTTGGAGTGCAAGGATCATTTCGACGAGAAAAATGGGGTTGTAGAGAGGCTGAGGAATCAGTTTGAAGCATTTTTTAAATCCAACAAATCTGAGAAAAGAAATTGCAACAAGATCACGACATACTCTAGTAGAACCCACTCTAGGTCTAACAAgaatgaagaaagagaatgcAGTGGAGAAGTAGGTAATAGTTCTGCAGAAAGTGATCTTCATTCCATAGAATTGAACATGGACAAGAAAAGAGGGAGTTTCAGGTGGATTCATGCCTCTACTGCTGCTAGGGACAGTTTATCAACTGATGATGAAACGAGAGCAAGGAAGTACATCTCAGAAACAGTTCAAAACAAAAGCAATTATATTCAGGGGAGCGTATCAGATGGATTTCAACGTGGTATTCGTGCTGGAAATACCCCGAGCTCAGTAAATTTACTACAGCAGAAGAGATGTTATAGGCCTGGCAAAAAATCTCAAACAAAAGGGGACAACTGCGAATTGCTGAGACAAAAATCAGTGAAGGACCTTAAGGACAAGATATTGTCTAATTATAGCTTAGGATCAGGTGGCGAGTTCAGTAGTCCCATTCAGGAATTGACGGATCCGCTGCATTCACAATATATTGGTCATGTAAAACAGATACCTCGGTTAAAGCAGAGGCTTAGTACAAAGTCGAGGCTGGGGGAAATCGGAGCAGAACAAAGAAGAATTAGTAGGCATTTTGTTGAATGATATTTAAACCTCGAACATTCAAATGTACATGAAATCAAGACTAAAGGAATCCTGGAATGAACCAAGCGTGCTTGCAAGAATTGAATATGTAGGATTTTCGTTTAAAGTAGCGCTGGCGGTCTTGTCTATGGTCTATGGACCCTGTAAAAAATTATGCTTGTGTCTAACAGAGCTATGTTTGTGCTTGAAGTATAATCCAGAATCCAAACTAGTTATTTACACTTGATTATTTGCAGCTGAACTGATTTTAAGTTGGATAACAAACCAGGATCTTAGCATCTACAGCAGTGTCTTAGtgtcttccttataaatattataaaatattgaatcctagcgatttaggacaagattttgtatttcaactccaacaatgatccttataattcattccttattattattataataataaatttggaaaaagattGATAAAAGATGAAAGGAAGAGggagaaaataagttacaataagagagagaaatgatttttttattaaagaaatcaaataaggcatggctagtggtgCCTTATTAAAAAGGCATGGAAGgaggatcctagtgatttaaggcacctttaagacactgctggagcaCTAATTTATGTCACATTTCTTATAATTGGACTTAGGACATGAAATAGGGAAATTGATGGAGTTGCTCTTAAGGATTTTGTGCTCTCAAGTCTGAACCTTGGTCATGTACATGCTGCTTTGCTCATCGAAATTTGGTAGATTAAAGTATGTTTGTCTAGACTTTAAGTATGGGacttaaagttgtttttaagacGAAAAATGTAGGTTTATGTAATACCGACTATCAGTCACAAATCAATTTGAGTTATTTTTTTTCagtgatttaattttttcaaaattcttttttatataaaagttactcataaatcacttcaattttgtttttatcattacatttttaataatttcataaattattaataagtcaaaattattagCCGAACACGACAAATAAGCTCCCaacttaataaattaaatcatgtTAAGTCAAACCGGCTCAAACATTGTATGCATACATCTAATAAaatgtttttaaataaattatttgaaaatctgTGTACTTATTTCAAATTAAGTAAATTTGTCAAAGATTATTGCATCCCAAAACCCGAACACGTAACCACTTTCTCAGTCACTTCTTTTGGACTTGAATCCTATCTTCTAAAAGATAGTCTTACGGACGACAAAAAACAGAAAGAAGAATAGAATCTTAAAATGTTGAGCAAGTTGATGGGAAAGCAAGACAAGAAGCTTGGAAGCAATATTCAATCTAATAAACTCGTTTACATATGcatgtataattgtatatacaTTATACTAGTATAATATTTacgtaaaataaaaattgttccAATCGAAGTTTAGCTGGCACAATATAGCCACATGCATTTGGAACCAATCAGCCTATTAATATAATCCAAAGACTCGCTTCGATCTAATCAAACGGAGGCCACGAATAATTGAGATTGACAacaaagtttgataattaattGAGCGCGCCAAATTTTCTTGGACAAATAAGGCACGGCATGAAAGCAATGTCTTAACTGATGCAAAATGTATCAACCGTTCACTCTATTTCCCTTGTCGTCAATTTTCTGAAAATGGAGATAATGGCCAATCAAGAAATCACAAAGAATGATAatcggaaaaagaaaaaaaaaacaaccgaATATGCACTTGAAAATCGTTAGTTTAGGTTTTGGCAGAAATCTCAGTTTCGGTAATTATTTAGTAAGCAATGACAGGGCCGAATTTGTCTACGAATGTCAAGTGGGTGATTTAATTTCGTATCATTTATGCATATAGGTTTTTTTCATCCCAAATTCGTGTCCCTGACATTTCTCTTCCACGTGatcatttccaaaaaaaaaaataagtccaTTATGGTATTAGTATTAGTATTAATGATAATAAAGTAGAATACCTTTTCTAAAATCTCAAATCATAGAATTGAGATTCTCCTTGACATGAAT of the Daucus carota subsp. sativus chromosome 4, DH1 v3.0, whole genome shotgun sequence genome contains:
- the LOC108217451 gene encoding uncharacterized protein LOC108217451, with amino-acid sequence MSLVSALHSELERACQQVNQLIREQQAVEMAIESIAGELKAERRLRYQYESLNNKLDRELSETKITLTNRIKELASDNKARKRTEKVCHKLALDISHEQFEREHEILQLSGRLGEKKVHRELLECKDHFDEKNGVVERLRNQFEAFFKSNKSEKRNCNKITTYSSRTHSRSNKNEERECSGEVGNSSAESDLHSIELNMDKKRGSFRWIHASTAARDSLSTDDETRARKYISETVQNKSNYIQGSVSDGFQRGIRAGNTPSSVNLLQQKRCYRPGKKSQTKGDNCELLRQKSVKDLKDKILSNYSLGSGGEFSSPIQELTDPLHSQYIGHVKQIPRLKQRLSTKSRLGEIGAEQRRISRHFVE